In one Brienomyrus brachyistius isolate T26 chromosome 5, BBRACH_0.4, whole genome shotgun sequence genomic region, the following are encoded:
- the LOC125743031 gene encoding cytochrome c oxidase assembly protein COX11, mitochondrial yields MIFTSFLRETLCRTKNLMLSRTCSIHICTKAIQNMISSRGLYQHANQLLSRKASHRLSSQVRGVKSRKNPHTERQEEEWRKRNRTVLTYIAAAGVGMIGMSYAAVPLYRLYCQTSGLGGTAQSSHDAEQVESMTPVKDRIIKITFNADVHASMQWNFKPQQSEIYVIPGETALAFYKAKNPTDKPVIGISTYNVVPFEAGQYFNKIQCFCFEEQRLNPKEEVDMPVFFYIDPEFDEDPRMAKVDTITLSYTFFEAKEGQKPPIPGYS; encoded by the exons ATGATATTTACTTCTTTCCTCCGGGAGACTTTGTGCAGAACAAAGAACTTAATGTTGTCAAGAACCTGTAGCATACACATTTGTACCAAGGCCATACAGAACATGATTAGTTCCAGAGGATTGTACCAGCATGCAAACCAACTCCTCTCTAGAAAGGCTTCCCATCGCCTCAGCAGCCAGGTACGAGGCGTGAAGAGCCGCAAGAACCCCcacacagagagacaggagGAAGAGTGGAGGAAGAGAAATAGGACCGTCCTCACGTACATCGCTGCTGCCGGAGTGGGGATGATTGGCATGTCGTATGCAGCGGTGCCTCTCTACCGGTTATACTGCCAG ACTTCAGGACTTGGTGGGACTGCTCAATCCAGTCACGATGCAGAGCAAGTAGAGAGCATGACTCCGGTGAAGGACCGCATCATCAAGATCACCTTCAATGCCGACGTGCATGCCAGCATGCAATGGAACTTCAAACCTCAACAGTCAGAGATATAT GTTATTCCTGGAGAAACTGCACTGGCATTTTATAAAGCAAAGAATCCTACAGATAAACCTGTGATTGGAATATCCACCTACAATGTAGTACCTTTTGAAGCTGGACAGTACTTTAACAAAATTCAG TGTTTTTGCTTTGAGGAACAGAGGTTAAATCCCAAAGAAGAAGTGGACATGCCGGTATTCTTCTACATCGATCCGGAGTTTGATGAAGACCCCAGAATGGCAAAAGTCGACACCATCACGCTTTCTTACACTTTTTTTGAAGCCAAGGAGGGACAGAAGCCCCCCATTCCTGGCTATAGCTGA